The genomic DNA CAGCCAGCGGTGCAGGTTTCTTTAACCATGACCGCGCTCAGCAGCGGCACAACCGGTTTAACCTGTTCCCAGATCCAGCGGGACAGCACTTCACTGGTCGGGTTCTCCAGGCCAGGGATATCGTTCAGATAGTAGTGATCCAGACGATCGTAGGTCGGTTTGAACGCCGCTTTCAGTTCGGCAAAATCCATGATCCAACCAGTATGGGGATCGACTTCACCGGTAATCTCAAGACGCACCATAAACGAATGGCCGTGCAGGCGACCGCACTTATGCCCTTTTGGCACATGTGGCAGGTGGTGGGCGGCTTCGAAGGTGAAATCTTTAAACAGTGTGGTGGACATCATGAACTCTCAGTCTTGCGGAAAAAAAAACGCCGCATAGTACCCGAATGCACATTTTTCTGCATTAACTAAAACGGCTAAACGGGCAATGCGTGCAAATATTGGTCATGGTGATAATTATTTTTCAATTATATCAATTGGTTATTAAATCTGTTTTATCGCTATTAACTACCAGGAAAACAGGTTAGTCCATTTGGTTATTTGATATTTCTATCACTTCTTTAATTGTTATTATCGTCGTCGTTAACCTTACATTCAGTTTTGTTTTTCCTGATTAGAAACAGCTTTGCTACTGGAACATAACGACGCATGACAACACAGTCTCCCCCTTCAGCTTTGCTCCCGCTTAATCCGGAGCAGCTGGCGCGCTTACAGGCCGCCACTACCGATTTAACACCGACCCAGCTTGCCTGGGTTTCCGGCTATTTTTGGGGCGTGCTTAACCAGCAGCCAGGCGCAGCGGTCGCAACAGCCGCGCCGGTAGCCGCTGAAGTCCCGAGCATCACGCTGATTTCCGCCTCGCAAACCGGCAACGCGCGCCGTGTTGCCGAAGCGCTGCGTGACGATCTGCTGGCCGCCAAACTGAACGTGAACCTGGTGAACGCCGGGGATTATAAATTCAAACAAATCGCGTCAGAAAAGCTGTTGGTGATAGTGACCTCTACGCAGGGTGAAGGGGAAACGCCGGAAGAGGCCGTTGCGCTGCATAAGTTCCTGTTCTCGAAAAAAGCGCCGAAGCTGACCGATACCGCCTTTGCGGTGCTGGGTCTGGGCGATACCTCTTATGAGTTCTTCTGCCAGGCGGGGAAAGACTTCGACAGCAAGCTGGCTGAATTGGGCGGCGAGCGTTTGCTCGATCGCGTCGATGCCGACGTCGAATACCAGACCGCGGCTGCGCAGTGGCGCGAGCGTCTGGTTGAGGTGCTAAAAGCCCGTGCGCCAGCAGCGTCTTCCGTCGCGGCCGTGGCAAGCGGTGCGGTCAATGAGGTTCACTCCAGCCCGTACACCAAAGAAGCGCCGCTATCGGCATCGCTCTCGGTGAACCAGAAAATCACCGGCCGTGATTCGCAAAAAGATGTCCGTCATATCGAAATCGATCTCGGTGACTCCGGCCTGCGCTATCAGCCGGGCGACGCGCTGGGCGTGTGGTATCAGAACGATCCCTCGCTGGTCAAAGAGCTGGTTGAACTGCTGTGGCTGAAGGGCGATGAACCGGTCACGGTTAATGGCAAAACGCTGCCGCTGGCGGAAGCCCTGCAGTGGCACTTTGAGCTGACGGTCAACACCGCCAATATCGTGGAAAACTATGCCACCTTAACGCGCAGTGAATCGCTGCTGCCGCTGGTCGGTGATAAAGCCCAGCTTCAGCAATATGCGGCGACCACGCCAATCGTCGATATGGTGCGCTTCTCCCCGGCACAGCTCGACGCCGAAGCGTTAATCGGCCTGCTGCGTCCGCTGACCCCGCGCCTTTACTCCATCGCCTCGGCACAGGCGGAAGTCGAAAGTGAAGTGCACGTGACCGTCGGCGTCGTGCGTTATGACATTGAAGGGCGCGCCCGCGCAGGCGGCGCGTCCAGCTTCCTCGCCGATCGCGTGGAAGAAGAAGGTGAAGTTCGCGTGTTCATTGAACACAACGATAACTTCCGCCTGCCGGCAAACCCGCAGACGCCGGTGATTATGATTGGCCCGGGCACCGGTATTGCCCCGTTCCGCGCCTTTATGCAGCAGCGTGCGGCCGATGGCGCCGAAGGCAAGAACTGGTTGTTCTTCGGCAACCCGCATTTCACCGAAGATTTCCTGTATCAGGTGGAATGGCAGCGCTATGTAAAAGAGGGCGTGCTGAGCCGAATCGATCTGGCCTGGTCTCGCGATCAAAAAGAAAAAATCTACGTCCAAGACAAACTGCGCGAACAGGGCGCAGAGCTGTGGCGCTGGATCAATGACGGTGCCCACATTTATGTCTGCGGCGACGCTAATCGCATGGCGAAAGACGTTGAGCAGGCATTGCTGGAAGTGATTGCTGAATTCGGTGCAATGGACATCGAAGCGGCGGATGAATTTTTAAGTGAGCTGCGCATTGAGCGCCGTTATCAGCGAGATGTCTACTAATGAGCGAAAAATACCCAGGGCCTTTAGTGGTCGAAGGCAAACTGACTGACGCCGAGCGCATGAAGCGTGAAAGTAATTTCCTGCGTGGCACCATCGCGGAAGACCTGAACGACGGCCTGACCGGCGGCTTCCACGGCGATAACTTCCTGCTGATCCGTTTCCACGGCATGTACCAGCAGGACGACCGCGATATCCGCGCCGAACGTGCCGAGCAGAAGCTGGAGCCGCGTCACGCCATGCTGCTGCGCTGCCGTTTGCCGGGCGGGGTGATCACCCCAACCCAGTGGAAGGCCATCGACAAATTTGCCGCGGATAACACCATTTACGGCAGCATCCGTCTGACTAACCGTCAGACCTTCCAGTTCCACGGTATTCTGAAGAAGAACGTGAAGCCGGTGCACCAGATGCTGCACTCCGTTGGCCTGGACGCACTGGCGACCGCCAACGACATGAACCGTAACGTGCTGTGCACCTCGAACCCATATGAGTCCGAGCTGCACGCGCAAGCCTATGAGTGGGCGAAAAAGATCTCCGAACATCTGCTGCCGCGTACTCGCGCCTATGCAGAGATCTGGCTCGATCAGGAAAAAGTCGCGACGACGGACGAAGAGCCGATCCTCGGTTCAACTTATCTGCCGCGTAAGTTTAAAACTACGGTGGTGATCCCGCCGCAGAACGATATCGATCTGCACGCCAACGACATGAACTTCGTGGCGATTGCCGAAAACGGCAAGCTGGTCGGTTTTAACCTGCTGGTCGGCGGCGGTCTCTCAATCGAACACGGCAACAAGAAAACCTATGCCCGTACCGCGAGCGAATTCGGCTTCCTGCCGCTGGAGCACACCCTGGCGGTGGCGGAAGCGGTGGTCACGACCCAGCGCGACTGGGGTAACCGTACCGATCGTAAAAATGCCAAAACCAAATACACCCTTGAACGCGTTGGTATCGACACGTTCAAAGAGGAAGTGGAGCGCCGTGCGGGGATCAAGTTTGAGCCGATCCGCCCGTACGAGTTCACCGGTCGTGGCGATCGCATTGGTTGGGTGAAAGGGATCGACAATAACTGGCACCTGACGCTGTTTATTGAAAACGGTCGTATTCTGGATTATCCGGGCCGTCCGCTGAAAACCGGGCTGCTGGAGATCGCGAAGATCCACAAAGGCGATTTCCGCATTACCGCTAACCAGAACCTGATTATTGCCGGTGTACCGGAAAGCCAGAAAGCGAAGGTAGAGAAGCTGGCGCGCGATCATGGGCTGATGAATGCAGTGAAGCCGCAGCGTGAAAACTCGATGGCCTGCGTGTCGTTCCCGACCTGTCCGCTGGCGATGGCCGAAGCCGAACGTTTCCTGCCGTCATTCACTGACAAAGTGGAAGCGATCCTGGAAAAGCATGGCATTCCTGACGAGCATATCGTGATGCGCGTCACCGGCTGCCCGAACGGCTGTGGCCGCGCGATGCTGGCGGAACTGGGGCTGGTGGGTAAAGCACCGGGCCGCTACAACGTACATCTGGGCGGTAACCGCATGGGCACGCGCATCCCGCGTATGTATCGCGAAAATATTACGGAATCGGAAATTCTCGACGCCGTTGACGAACTGGTCGGGCGCTGGGCGAAAGAGCGCGAAGCGGGTGAAGGCTTCGGTGACTTTACGGTGCGTGCGGGCATCATTCGCCCGGTGCTCGATCCCGCGCGTGATTTCTGGGAATAACCTGAACTGCCGGATGGCGGCATAAATGCTTTATCCGGCCTACCAACCGCGTAGGCCTGATAAGCGCAGCGCCATCAGGCAAGGCAAACAGCGAGGAACATATGTCCAAACTCGATCTCAACGCGCTGAACGACCTGCCAAAAGTCGATCGCGTGCTGGCGCTGGCTGAAACCAACGCCGAACTGGAAAAGCTGAGCGCCGAGGAACGCGTGGCGTGGGCGCTGGAAAACCTGCCAGGTGAATATGTGCTGTCATCAAGCTTCGGTATTCAGGCCGCAGTAAGCCTGCATCTGGTGAATCAGATTCGCCCGGATATCCCGGTGATCCTGACCGATACCGGCTACCTGTTCCCGGAAACCTACCAGTTTATTGATGAGTTAACGGACAAACTCAAGCTGAATCTGCAGGTTTATCGCGCGAAAGAGAGCGCGGCCTGGCAGGAAGCACGCTACGGTAAGCTGTGGGAGCAGGGCGTCGAAGGCATTGAGAAATACAATGACATCAACAAGGTTGAGCCGATGAACCGGGCGCTGAAAGAGCTCAACGCGCAAACCTGGTTTGCCGGTCTGCGCCGCGAACAGTCCGGTAGCCGCGCCACGCTACCGGTGCTGGCGATTCAGCGCGGGGTCTTTAAGGTGCTGCCGATCATCGACTGGGATAACCGCACGGTGTATCAGTACCTGCAAAAGCACGGCCTGAAATACCATCCGCTGTGGGATCAGGGCTATCTGTCGGTGGGCGATACGCATACCACCCGTAAGTGGGAACCGGGGATGGCGGAAGAAGAGACGCGATTCTTTGGGCTCAAGCGCGAGTGCGGGCTGCACGAAGGCTAAGGTCTTTTTCTGCACATTTCACGCCCCCGGCTCCGTACCGGGGGCTTTTTTAAGGGAGACGGGTTAGCTGTGCTTTCCCGCCTTCGCCAGCTCTTTCATCAGCGGCATCATCACTTTCACCACATCGCGGCTGCGGTGCTCAATGCGCCCCGGTAGCGCTTTATCAATATGCTGCTGGTTATCGAGCTGCGCATTATGCCAGCTGGTGCCGTCCGGGAAGCTGGCGCTTTTGGCGCGCTGCTGGTAACCGTCTTTTTTGCCGAGCGACCAGTTAGTCGCCTCAATAGACAGGACAGGAATACCTGCTTTATCAAACACTTCTGCGTCGTTACAGCAGCCGGTGCCCTGCGGATACTGAGGATTAAGGCCCGGATTCGTCGCGGCGGCAATACCGTGGCTGCGGGCCAGCGTCAGCGCGCGATCGCGGGTGAGTTTGCGCACCGAGGCAGGCGTTTTTACGCCGCTGTTAAAATAGAGTTTATCGCCAACGACGAGGTTATCGAGGTTAATGACCAGCAGAGTATTTTTCTTCTCCGCGCTGCTCATGCGTTTAAGTAAATTCTCTGCGCCGAGTTTGCCTTCCTCTTCGCCGCTGGTGGCAATAAAACGAATACCGTACTGGGTGGGAATATCTTTAAAGCGCTCAGCCAGCTCCAGCATCACGCCCAGGCCCAGCGCGTTATCATCAATGCCCTGTAGCGTCAGGCCGCCAAAATTCTGCTCAACGTCGCTGTCGCTGCGCGGGGCGTAGGTATCCAGATGTGCCATGATGATAATTTGCTGACTGGATTGACCTTCATGCGCGGCAATGACGGTGCTGCCGACCACGTTATGCCAGTTCTTACGGTTATCTTTGCTGGTGTAGATATAGCGGCTGTGAAACGTGCGGATATCGCTCTGGTAGCCCATTTGCGCAAACTGCTGGCGAATGTAGTCTGCGGAGAGCATTTCCGCCGGTGTGCCGGTAATGCGGCCGGGAAAATAAGTGGCGATATAGCGAGCCTGCGTATTGGCGATAGCGCCCAGCGAAGCGGATGCCGCGTGCGCCGGGAGGGTAAGACATACGCCGAGCACCAGGGCTGCCATGCAGTGGCGCAGTGCGGAGAACATAGGACGTCCTTACAACAGTGCAAAAAAATAGACGCGCCTAGTATGAAACCAAGGTTTTCATTACACAATTTCCAATACGCTTAAATGCCCGAAAAATAGCATGTTAAGCACTTTTTGATATTTGCTTTTCCAGGGCGTTATTCCTTTGAGTAACTACTCATTCCTTTTCGTAATTTCATTTGGTCTAAACCTACCCCTATAGTCCCTCTATTGCTGATTGTTAGCGAGTTGTAGCACGACCCAATAAGCGCCAACGACAAGATCGGCCCTCAACACAACAGACGTGCAATGAATCAGGCTTAAGGAACGGTTATGGACCAAAAACGACTTACTCACCTGCGGCAACTGGAGGCGGAAAGCATCCATATCATCCGTGAGGTGGCCGCCGAATTTTCCAATCCGGTGATGATGTACTCCATCGGTAAAGATTCCAGCGTGATGCTGCATCTGGCGCGCAAGGCGTTTTACCCCGGTACGCTGCCGTTCCCGCTGCTGCACGTCGATACCGGCTGGAAATTCCGTGAAATGTACGAGTTTCGCGATCGTACCGCCAAGGCCTACGGCTGCGAGCTGCTGGTGCATAAAAACCCGGAAGGGGTGGCGATGGGCATTAACCCGTTCGTCCACGGTAGCGCCAAGCATACTGACATTATGAAAACCGAAGGCCTTAAGCAGGCGCTGAATAAATACGGCTTTGATGCCGCATTCGGCGGCGCGCGTCGCGATGAAGAAAAGTCGCGCGCTAAAGAGCGCATTTACTCCTTCCGCGACCGCTTCCACCGCTGGGACCCGAAAAATCAGCGCCCGGAGCTGTGGCACAACTACAACGGCCAGATCAACAAAGGTGAAAGCATTCGCGTGTTCCCGCTCTCTAACTGGACCGAGCTGGATATCTGGCAGTATATCTATCTGGAAAACATCGAGATTGTTCCGCTGTACCTGGCCGCCGAGCGTCCGGTGCTGGAGCGTGACGGCATGCTGATGATGATCGACGACGATAGGATTGATTTGCAGCCAGGCGAAGTGATCAAAAAACGCATGGTGCGTTTCCGTACCCTGGGATGCTGGCCGCTGACCGGCGCGGTAGAGTCCGACGCGCAGTCGCTGCCGGAAATCATCGAAGAGATGCTGGTCTCAACCACCAGTGAACGCCAGGGGCGCGTGATTGACCGCGACCAGGCCGGCTCCATGGAGCTTAAAAAACGTCAGGGTTATTTCTAAGGAGCCGCCATGAACACCACTATTGCACAACAAATTGCCGACGAAGGCGGCGTGGAAGCATACCTGCACGCTCAGCAGCATAAAAGCCTGCTGCGCTTTCTGACCTGCGGCAGCGTGGATGACGGTAAAAGTACGCTGATTGGCCGCCTGCTGCACGACACGCGCCAGATTTACGAAGACCAGCTGTCCTCGCTGCACAATGACAGCAAACGCCACGGTACCCAGGGCGAGAAGCTTGATCTGGCGCTGCTGGTGGATGGCCTGCAGGCCGAGCGTGAGCAAGGCATCACCATTGACGTGGCCTACCGCTATTTTTCGACTGAGAAGCGCAAATTCATCATCGCCGACACCCCGGGGCACGAGCAGTACACCCGAAATATGGCCACCGGTGCATCCACCTGCGACCTGGCGATCCTGCTGATTGACGCGCGTAAAGGTGTGCTCGATCAGACTCGTCGTCACAGCTTTATTTCAACGCTGCTGGGTATCAAACACCTGGTCGTGGCAGTCAACAAAATGGATCTCGTCGACTATAGCGAAGAGACCTTTAACCGCATTCGCGAAGAATATTTGACCTTTGCTGAGCAGCTGCCGGGCAATCTGGATATTCGCTTTGTGCCTCTCTCCGCGCTGG from Klebsiella sp. WP3-W18-ESBL-02 includes the following:
- the cysH gene encoding phosphoadenosine phosphosulfate reductase, with product MSKLDLNALNDLPKVDRVLALAETNAELEKLSAEERVAWALENLPGEYVLSSSFGIQAAVSLHLVNQIRPDIPVILTDTGYLFPETYQFIDELTDKLKLNLQVYRAKESAAWQEARYGKLWEQGVEGIEKYNDINKVEPMNRALKELNAQTWFAGLRREQSGSRATLPVLAIQRGVFKVLPIIDWDNRTVYQYLQKHGLKYHPLWDQGYLSVGDTHTTRKWEPGMAEEETRFFGLKRECGLHEG
- the cysI gene encoding assimilatory sulfite reductase (NADPH) hemoprotein subunit, coding for MSEKYPGPLVVEGKLTDAERMKRESNFLRGTIAEDLNDGLTGGFHGDNFLLIRFHGMYQQDDRDIRAERAEQKLEPRHAMLLRCRLPGGVITPTQWKAIDKFAADNTIYGSIRLTNRQTFQFHGILKKNVKPVHQMLHSVGLDALATANDMNRNVLCTSNPYESELHAQAYEWAKKISEHLLPRTRAYAEIWLDQEKVATTDEEPILGSTYLPRKFKTTVVIPPQNDIDLHANDMNFVAIAENGKLVGFNLLVGGGLSIEHGNKKTYARTASEFGFLPLEHTLAVAEAVVTTQRDWGNRTDRKNAKTKYTLERVGIDTFKEEVERRAGIKFEPIRPYEFTGRGDRIGWVKGIDNNWHLTLFIENGRILDYPGRPLKTGLLEIAKIHKGDFRITANQNLIIAGVPESQKAKVEKLARDHGLMNAVKPQRENSMACVSFPTCPLAMAEAERFLPSFTDKVEAILEKHGIPDEHIVMRVTGCPNGCGRAMLAELGLVGKAPGRYNVHLGGNRMGTRIPRMYRENITESEILDAVDELVGRWAKEREAGEGFGDFTVRAGIIRPVLDPARDFWE
- the cysD gene encoding sulfate adenylyltransferase subunit CysD; this translates as MDQKRLTHLRQLEAESIHIIREVAAEFSNPVMMYSIGKDSSVMLHLARKAFYPGTLPFPLLHVDTGWKFREMYEFRDRTAKAYGCELLVHKNPEGVAMGINPFVHGSAKHTDIMKTEGLKQALNKYGFDAAFGGARRDEEKSRAKERIYSFRDRFHRWDPKNQRPELWHNYNGQINKGESIRVFPLSNWTELDIWQYIYLENIEIVPLYLAAERPVLERDGMLMMIDDDRIDLQPGEVIKKRMVRFRTLGCWPLTGAVESDAQSLPEIIEEMLVSTTSERQGRVIDRDQAGSMELKKRQGYF
- the queD gene encoding 6-carboxytetrahydropterin synthase QueD, which gives rise to MMSTTLFKDFTFEAAHHLPHVPKGHKCGRLHGHSFMVRLEITGEVDPHTGWIMDFAELKAAFKPTYDRLDHYYLNDIPGLENPTSEVLSRWIWEQVKPVVPLLSAVMVKETCTAGCVYRGE
- the cysJ gene encoding NADPH-dependent assimilatory sulfite reductase flavoprotein subunit, coding for MTTQSPPSALLPLNPEQLARLQAATTDLTPTQLAWVSGYFWGVLNQQPGAAVATAAPVAAEVPSITLISASQTGNARRVAEALRDDLLAAKLNVNLVNAGDYKFKQIASEKLLVIVTSTQGEGETPEEAVALHKFLFSKKAPKLTDTAFAVLGLGDTSYEFFCQAGKDFDSKLAELGGERLLDRVDADVEYQTAAAQWRERLVEVLKARAPAASSVAAVASGAVNEVHSSPYTKEAPLSASLSVNQKITGRDSQKDVRHIEIDLGDSGLRYQPGDALGVWYQNDPSLVKELVELLWLKGDEPVTVNGKTLPLAEALQWHFELTVNTANIVENYATLTRSESLLPLVGDKAQLQQYAATTPIVDMVRFSPAQLDAEALIGLLRPLTPRLYSIASAQAEVESEVHVTVGVVRYDIEGRARAGGASSFLADRVEEEGEVRVFIEHNDNFRLPANPQTPVIMIGPGTGIAPFRAFMQQRAADGAEGKNWLFFGNPHFTEDFLYQVEWQRYVKEGVLSRIDLAWSRDQKEKIYVQDKLREQGAELWRWINDGAHIYVCGDANRMAKDVEQALLEVIAEFGAMDIEAADEFLSELRIERRYQRDVY
- a CDS encoding aminopeptidase, encoding MFSALRHCMAALVLGVCLTLPAHAASASLGAIANTQARYIATYFPGRITGTPAEMLSADYIRQQFAQMGYQSDIRTFHSRYIYTSKDNRKNWHNVVGSTVIAAHEGQSSQQIIIMAHLDTYAPRSDSDVEQNFGGLTLQGIDDNALGLGVMLELAERFKDIPTQYGIRFIATSGEEEGKLGAENLLKRMSSAEKKNTLLVINLDNLVVGDKLYFNSGVKTPASVRKLTRDRALTLARSHGIAAATNPGLNPQYPQGTGCCNDAEVFDKAGIPVLSIEATNWSLGKKDGYQQRAKSASFPDGTSWHNAQLDNQQHIDKALPGRIEHRSRDVVKVMMPLMKELAKAGKHS